The DNA window GAACTGGAGCGAGCGATCGATGATGACACGTTCCTTGTTAGCGTAATGGCTGCGAACAACGAAGTGGGAACTGTTCAGCCCATAGAGGAAATCGTGAAAGTCGTAAAGAAAAAGAGCAGAGAAATCTTGGTGCATGTGGACGCCGTTCAGACAGTAGGGAAAATACCCTTTTCTCTCGATGAACTGGACGTGGATTATGCAAGTTTCAGTGCGCACAAATTCCATGGTCCAAAGGGTGTTGGTATAGCGTTCATAAAAAAAGGTGCCCCCATACGTCCCTTCATACACGGAGGCGGGCAGGAAAAAGGTCTCAGATCCGGTACCCAGAACGTTCCGGGTATAGTCGGTGCGGCAAGAGCGATGGAACTTGCCGTTGAGAACCTTGAGAGTGTTATAGAGCACATGGAAAAACTGAGAAGAAAACTCGTTGAAGGTTTGAAAAAACTTGGAGCGTACATCATAACACCGCTTGATGTTTCGCTCCCCAACACTCTTTCTGTCTCTTTTCCGAATCTAAGAGGATCCACCCTCCAGAATCTCCTTTCCAGCCACAACATATTCGTTTCCACTTCCTCGGCCTGTACAAGCAGGGATGAACGTCTCAGCCACGTTCTGGAGGCCATGGGAATCGATCGTAAGATCGCTCAGGGGGCCATAAGAATCAGTCTTTGCAGGTACAACACAGAAGAAGAAGTGGACTATTTTCTAGAGAAAATGGGAGAAATTATGAGCTTTTTTGGAATAAATGAAAATAATCACCGATAATGGTATAATTTCAACCAGAAGGGGGAATATCTGGTGATAAAAAGCATGACAGGTTTCAGCAGAGTCGAAAGAGTGTCTGGCCCCTACCATTTCAGAGTGGAAGTGAAATCTCTCAACTCCAGAGGTTTGAACATTATCAACCAGATACCAGGGTACCTATCTATGAAAGAGCTGGAAATGAACACCATCTTTCAAGAGTACGTGAGGAGAGGAAAAATACACCTCAGAGTTCAGATAAAGTTCCTTGAACCACCGAAAGTCCTCGAAATTGACAGGAACGTTGTTCAAGCCTACCACTCCATGCTCGAAGATATCGTCAACGCGCTTTCTCTACCTGAGCCAGTGAAGTTGTCGGATCTTTTGGTGTTCAAAGATGTTTTTCGGATGGAACTTTCGGACGAAGAAGTTGAGAGCATCTGGAGCCATTTCGTGCCAATTCTCAAAGAGTCGCTGGAGAAACTGGTTGAGGAAAGACGAAAAG is part of the Thermotoga sp. genome and encodes:
- a CDS encoding cysteine desulfurase family protein, coding for MRVYFDNNATTKVDERVLEEMVTFYREKFGNPNSAHGMGIKANLHLERAREKVAKILGVSPSEIFFTSCATEAINWIHKAVAEVFERRKRTIITTPIEHKAVLETLKYLSFRGFKVKYVPVDSRGVVKLEELERAIDDDTFLVSVMAANNEVGTVQPIEEIVKVVKKKSREILVHVDAVQTVGKIPFSLDELDVDYASFSAHKFHGPKGVGIAFIKKGAPIRPFIHGGGQEKGLRSGTQNVPGIVGAARAMELAVENLESVIEHMEKLRRKLVEGLKKLGAYIITPLDVSLPNTLSVSFPNLRGSTLQNLLSSHNIFVSTSSACTSRDERLSHVLEAMGIDRKIAQGAIRISLCRYNTEEEVDYFLEKMGEIMSFFGINENNHR
- a CDS encoding YicC/YloC family endoribonuclease → MIKSMTGFSRVERVSGPYHFRVEVKSLNSRGLNIINQIPGYLSMKELEMNTIFQEYVRRGKIHLRVQIKFLEPPKVLEIDRNVVQAYHSMLEDIVNALSLPEPVKLSDLLVFKDVFRMELSDEEVESIWSHFVPILKESLEKLVEERRKEGAKIAVDLKKILEDLLAIVEKIERISDQLPALYREKLKGEVEKILPQDVSVREDVLENHVAFISTKTDIREEITRLKSHIRRAFELIESDAPVGLNLDFLGQEMLRELNTILSKSISVDISNLALEGKVLVTQFREQVQNIE